A single window of Rhizobium sp. SL42 DNA harbors:
- a CDS encoding HAD family hydrolase: MSGFDLILFDCDGVLVDSEIIAAKVESKLLSEAGYPISVEEMGERFAGMTWKNILLSIEKEIDIPLSASLIDKSEELLDQRLAREVKAIDGVAFALARLKGPRCICSNSSSSRLDMMLSKVGLKEHFAPHIYSAKDLGADRVKPKPDIFLHGAAQFGVAPGRCVVIEDSVHGVHAAREAGMRVIGFTGASHTYPSHADRLTDAGAETVIARMVDLPAVIAAMENWVGAI; the protein is encoded by the coding sequence ATGAGCGGTTTCGACCTCATCCTCTTCGACTGCGACGGCGTGCTCGTCGATTCCGAGATTATCGCCGCCAAGGTGGAATCCAAACTCCTCAGCGAAGCCGGATATCCGATCTCCGTCGAAGAGATGGGCGAACGCTTTGCCGGCATGACCTGGAAGAACATCCTGCTGTCGATCGAAAAAGAAATCGACATCCCCTTGTCGGCCAGCCTGATCGACAAGTCGGAAGAATTGCTCGACCAGCGGCTAGCCCGCGAAGTCAAGGCGATCGACGGCGTGGCCTTTGCGCTGGCGCGGCTCAAGGGTCCGCGCTGCATCTGCTCCAACTCCTCCTCCTCGCGACTCGACATGATGCTCAGCAAGGTCGGTCTCAAGGAGCATTTCGCCCCGCACATCTATTCCGCCAAGGATCTGGGCGCGGACCGGGTCAAGCCGAAGCCGGATATTTTCCTGCATGGCGCTGCCCAGTTCGGCGTTGCGCCGGGCCGTTGCGTGGTGATCGAGGACTCGGTGCACGGCGTGCATGCGGCGCGCGAAGCCGGCATGCGGGTGATCGGCTTCACCGGCGCCTCGCATACCTATCCTTCACATGCCGACCGGCTGACGGATGCCGGCGCGGAAACGGTCATTGCCCGCATGGTCGACCTGCCGGCAGTGATTGCCGCGATGGAGAACTGGGTCGGCGCCATCTGA
- a CDS encoding DMT family transporter, with the protein MNPSLLVYGSLAAAIVLEVIGTTFLQKSEQFSKLAPTAAMVLFYVASFYLLSQALRGLPLGMAYAMWSGLGIVLTAAVGLLVFKQSLDMPALVGMGLIIAGVVVMNLFSNSVSH; encoded by the coding sequence ATGAACCCCTCCCTGCTCGTCTACGGCTCCCTTGCCGCCGCCATCGTCCTGGAGGTGATCGGAACGACATTCCTGCAGAAGTCGGAGCAGTTCAGCAAGCTGGCCCCGACAGCGGCCATGGTGCTGTTCTATGTGGCGTCGTTCTACCTCCTGTCGCAGGCCCTGAGGGGACTGCCGCTCGGCATGGCCTATGCCATGTGGAGCGGGCTCGGCATCGTGCTCACGGCGGCCGTCGGCCTGCTGGTTTTCAAGCAGTCGCTGGACATGCCGGCACTGGTGGGAATGGGACTGATCATTGCCGGCGTGGTGGTGATGAACCTGTTTTCCAACTCGGTCTCGCACTAG
- a CDS encoding diacylglycerol/lipid kinase family protein: MKIAIIRNPAAGGGKNSKFWNPARDAFVSRFPGIDIRESRFPGDVNRLATELADAGYDIIIAAGGDGTINEVVDGVLKSTRPQTAISLMPLGTGCDFVRNFVLPKDPVALAERIANASSRRIDAGRITSRTASGETVSRYFANIASAGISGEIVEAVNAPGKRKVLGGPARFLYHSIRAILSFRSYMFAVRIDGALIYEGPLAIAAIANGGWFGGGMHCVPQADLADGLFDVAIMRQDTVLGLLDLLGRLYSASHIGHPKLSFHRGRKVEFQPLVPKRFPVEVDGETLVQGGFIAEIQPGALTIRI, encoded by the coding sequence GTGAAGATCGCCATCATCAGAAATCCGGCTGCAGGCGGCGGGAAGAATAGCAAATTCTGGAACCCGGCGCGCGATGCCTTTGTCAGCCGTTTCCCCGGCATCGACATCCGAGAGAGCCGCTTCCCTGGCGACGTCAACCGTCTGGCCACCGAACTGGCCGACGCGGGCTATGATATCATCATCGCTGCAGGCGGAGACGGCACGATCAACGAAGTGGTCGACGGTGTGTTGAAATCGACGCGACCGCAAACGGCGATTTCATTGATGCCACTCGGCACCGGCTGCGATTTTGTCCGCAACTTCGTCCTGCCCAAGGACCCGGTCGCGCTCGCCGAGCGCATCGCCAATGCCTCCAGCCGTCGCATCGATGCCGGCCGCATTACCAGCAGGACCGCCAGTGGCGAGACCGTGTCGCGGTACTTCGCCAACATCGCCAGCGCTGGCATTTCAGGTGAGATCGTCGAGGCGGTCAATGCGCCGGGCAAGCGCAAGGTACTCGGCGGCCCGGCCCGGTTTCTCTACCATTCCATCCGCGCGATCTTGAGTTTCCGTTCCTACATGTTTGCGGTCCGGATCGACGGGGCGCTGATCTATGAGGGGCCGCTGGCCATTGCGGCGATCGCCAATGGCGGCTGGTTCGGCGGCGGCATGCATTGCGTGCCGCAGGCGGATCTGGCCGATGGCCTTTTCGATGTCGCCATCATGCGTCAGGATACGGTCCTGGGATTGCTCGACCTGCTCGGCAGGCTGTATTCGGCAAGCCATATCGGCCATCCGAAGTTGAGCTTTCATCGCGGCCGCAAGGTTGAATTCCAGCCGCTCGTGCCCAAACGTTTTCCGGTGGAAGTCGATGGTGAAACCCTCGTCCAGGGCGGGTTCATTGCCGAAATACAGCCAGGCGCCCTGACGATTCGAATTTGA
- a CDS encoding M16 family metallopeptidase codes for MNVECTRLPSGLTVVTENMPHLESVALGTWIKSGSRNETEAEHGIAHLLEHMAFKGTNRRGAREIAEEIENVGGELNAATSTETTSYYARVLKDDVPLAVDILADILTESVFDEEELAREKHVILQEIGAADDTPDDVVFDRFSERAFQNQTLGRSILGTPESVLSFSSDEIRAYLSRNYTTDRMFVVAAGAVDHDAFVKQVEQRFAGLPTQPSAAPVMDVAHYTGGEAREERDLMDTQVLLGFEGKAYHMRDFYCSQILANILGGGMSSRLFQEVREIRGLCYSVYAFHWGFSDTGIFGIHAATGGDNLPELVPVIIEELRKASQSIDQQEIERSRAQIRAQLLMGQESPAARAGQIARQMMLYGRTIPNAEMMERLAGITTQRLTDLAGRLFFDTAPTLSAIGPVEQLVSLDEISSALSARNTASLKAAG; via the coding sequence ATGAATGTTGAGTGCACCCGGCTGCCTTCGGGGTTGACGGTCGTAACAGAGAATATGCCGCATCTCGAGAGCGTGGCGCTCGGAACCTGGATCAAGTCCGGTTCACGCAACGAGACGGAGGCCGAACATGGCATCGCGCATCTTCTCGAGCACATGGCATTCAAGGGCACGAACCGACGTGGCGCCCGGGAAATCGCCGAGGAAATCGAGAATGTCGGCGGCGAACTGAACGCCGCCACCTCCACGGAAACCACGTCATACTATGCCCGCGTGCTGAAGGACGACGTGCCGCTGGCCGTCGATATTCTCGCCGACATCCTGACAGAATCGGTCTTCGACGAGGAAGAGCTGGCCCGCGAAAAGCACGTCATCCTGCAGGAAATCGGCGCGGCCGACGACACGCCGGACGATGTCGTGTTCGACCGCTTCTCCGAGCGCGCCTTCCAGAACCAGACGCTCGGCCGCAGCATTCTCGGCACGCCGGAATCGGTTCTGTCGTTTTCCAGCGACGAGATCCGCGCCTATCTTTCGCGCAACTACACCACGGACCGGATGTTCGTCGTGGCGGCCGGTGCCGTCGATCACGACGCATTCGTCAAGCAGGTCGAACAGCGCTTTGCCGGCCTTCCGACCCAGCCGTCGGCCGCGCCGGTTATGGATGTCGCCCATTACACCGGCGGCGAGGCGCGCGAAGAGCGCGACCTGATGGATACGCAGGTGCTGCTCGGCTTCGAGGGCAAGGCCTACCACATGCGCGACTTCTACTGTTCGCAGATCCTCGCCAACATTCTCGGCGGCGGCATGTCTTCGCGGCTGTTCCAGGAAGTGCGTGAAATCCGCGGCCTGTGCTATTCGGTCTATGCCTTCCACTGGGGTTTTTCCGATACCGGCATCTTCGGCATCCATGCCGCCACGGGCGGCGACAATCTGCCGGAACTGGTTCCCGTCATCATCGAAGAATTGCGCAAGGCGTCGCAGTCGATCGACCAGCAGGAAATCGAGCGCTCCCGGGCGCAGATCCGGGCCCAGTTGCTGATGGGCCAGGAAAGCCCGGCTGCACGCGCCGGGCAGATTGCCCGCCAGATGATGCTCTATGGCCGCACCATTCCAAACGCGGAAATGATGGAACGGCTTGCCGGCATCACGACGCAGCGCCTGACCGACCTTGCCGGCCGCCTGTTCTTCGACACGGCACCGACGCTTTCGGCGATCGGCCCGGTGGAACAGCTGGTTTCGCTGGACGAAATCTCCAGCGCCCTGTCCGCACGCAACACCGCCTCGCTAAAGGCGGCAGGCTGA
- a CDS encoding EAL domain-containing protein, giving the protein MTRFWNNTPKAGRSQLPFLVTLLLASLFASLFAPLANAVEPVKIARDDNALDLTATTEIYTNQGEAFQVSTAAGADGIRRRIEVRSSGPEHQGDWAVFALANVSEEQLERVIVAPHFRLAGSRMFWPDLGSQRIMAITPSEGFALDRVASPDADVFRITLNPGAVITFVAELATPNLPQIYLWEPDAYKDTVNAFTLYRGIVLGIAGLLAVFLTILFVVKGTSMLPAAAALAWAVLAYICVDFGFLEKLISITSGDTRIWRASAEVALASSLVIFLFTYLNLNRWHVHLGYATFAWILGLALLFGVAIYDPSIASGIARLSFALTATAGIGLIIYLGINRYDRAILLVPTWALIMVWLFGGWLTVTGRLDNDIIQPALGGGLVLIVLLIGFTVMQHAFAGGAYQQGLFSDLERQSLALTGSGDTVWDWDVARDRVVTSPDVSVRLGLSPGTMHGPARNWLPRLHPDDRDRFRATLDVLLEHRKGRLSHEFRIRAEDGHFHWLKIRARPVLGSNGEVIRCVGTIIDVTEQKNSIDRLLTDAMHDNLTGLPNREVFLDRLQSVLSLAGTSETVRPTVLAIDIDRYKQVNDSLGIAAGDNILIAITRRLRRLLKPQDTLARLSGDEFGLILVSERDPAKVADFADAVSKAIMVPLNFANREVVLTASIGLVSWVDQQESAASLLSDAELAMYRAKRGGGNRVEPFRPAFRSVSTDRLQLETDLRRAIERKELTMAYQPIVRLANGEIAGFEALMRWDHPKRGSIPPSEFIPIAEMSDLIEPLGMFALERSTTDLMDWERQTGELPIFLSVNLSSAQLISSEIYNDVRAMLAKTQCEPKRIKLELTESVVMENPEQARLMLEKLKETGISLALDDFGTGYSSLAYLTRFPFDTIKLDKALVCDQSEKRSILLKSVVAMARGLDMQVVAEGIETDQDAAELAKMGCDFGQSFLFGPPLGSESVLRLLKERFPLMKRA; this is encoded by the coding sequence ATGACGCGTTTCTGGAATAACACCCCGAAGGCCGGCCGTTCGCAGTTGCCGTTCCTCGTTACCCTGTTGCTTGCATCCCTGTTTGCATCGCTTTTTGCCCCCCTGGCCAATGCCGTCGAGCCGGTTAAGATCGCCCGCGACGACAATGCACTCGACCTGACGGCCACGACCGAAATCTATACCAATCAGGGCGAGGCCTTCCAGGTTTCGACCGCCGCAGGTGCCGATGGCATCCGCCGGCGCATCGAGGTGCGCTCGAGCGGCCCCGAACATCAGGGCGACTGGGCGGTGTTCGCGCTTGCCAATGTCTCCGAGGAACAGCTGGAGCGCGTCATCGTCGCGCCGCATTTCCGTCTGGCCGGATCGCGGATGTTCTGGCCGGATCTCGGCTCGCAACGCATCATGGCGATCACGCCCTCGGAAGGCTTTGCGCTCGACCGGGTGGCGAGCCCGGATGCCGACGTCTTCCGCATCACGCTCAATCCGGGCGCGGTGATCACATTCGTCGCCGAACTTGCGACACCGAACCTGCCGCAGATCTATCTGTGGGAGCCGGATGCCTACAAGGACACGGTCAACGCGTTTACGCTGTATCGCGGCATTGTGCTCGGCATTGCCGGCCTGCTTGCGGTGTTCCTGACCATCCTTTTCGTCGTCAAGGGCACCTCGATGCTGCCGGCCGCTGCAGCCCTTGCCTGGGCCGTACTCGCCTATATCTGCGTCGACTTCGGCTTCCTTGAAAAGCTGATCAGCATCACGTCCGGCGACACGCGAATATGGCGCGCCAGTGCCGAGGTGGCGCTTGCCTCCTCGCTCGTCATCTTCCTGTTCACCTACCTGAATCTCAATCGCTGGCATGTGCATCTCGGCTATGCGACATTTGCCTGGATCCTCGGCCTTGCCCTGCTGTTCGGGGTCGCGATCTACGACCCGTCGATCGCGTCCGGCATCGCGCGTCTCTCCTTCGCGCTGACGGCGACGGCCGGGATCGGCCTGATCATCTATCTCGGCATCAACCGCTATGACCGGGCGATCCTGCTGGTACCGACCTGGGCGCTGATCATGGTCTGGCTGTTCGGCGGCTGGCTGACGGTGACCGGCCGGCTCGACAACGACATCATCCAGCCGGCACTTGGCGGCGGCCTAGTCCTCATCGTGCTTTTGATCGGCTTCACCGTCATGCAGCATGCCTTTGCCGGCGGCGCCTATCAGCAGGGCCTGTTTTCCGATCTCGAGCGGCAATCGCTGGCACTGACCGGATCCGGCGATACCGTCTGGGACTGGGATGTGGCCCGCGACCGCGTCGTCACGAGCCCGGACGTCTCCGTCCGTCTCGGCCTGTCTCCCGGCACGATGCACGGCCCGGCCCGCAACTGGCTGCCGCGCCTGCATCCCGACGACCGCGATCGGTTCCGCGCCACGCTCGACGTGCTGCTCGAACATCGCAAGGGACGGCTCAGCCACGAATTCCGCATCCGCGCCGAAGACGGCCATTTCCACTGGCTGAAGATACGCGCCCGGCCGGTTCTCGGCTCCAATGGCGAGGTCATCCGCTGCGTTGGCACGATCATCGACGTGACCGAGCAGAAGAACTCGATCGACCGCCTGCTTACCGATGCGATGCATGACAACCTGACGGGGCTTCCCAACCGGGAGGTCTTCCTCGACCGGCTGCAGAGCGTCCTGTCGCTGGCGGGCACATCGGAAACGGTGCGCCCGACGGTTCTGGCCATCGACATCGACCGCTACAAGCAGGTCAACGACAGTCTCGGCATTGCTGCCGGCGACAATATCCTGATTGCCATCACCCGCCGCCTGCGTCGCCTCTTGAAGCCGCAGGACACGTTGGCGCGGCTTTCCGGCGACGAGTTCGGCCTGATCCTGGTCTCCGAGCGCGATCCGGCCAAGGTTGCCGACTTTGCCGATGCCGTCTCCAAGGCGATCATGGTGCCACTCAACTTCGCCAATCGTGAAGTGGTGCTGACCGCCTCGATCGGCCTTGTCTCCTGGGTCGACCAGCAGGAAAGCGCTGCCAGCCTTCTGTCGGACGCGGAACTTGCCATGTACCGGGCCAAGCGCGGCGGCGGCAACAGGGTCGAGCCCTTCCGTCCGGCCTTCCGCAGCGTCAGCACCGACCGGCTGCAATTGGAAACGGACCTGCGCCGCGCCATCGAGCGCAAGGAACTGACGATGGCCTATCAGCCGATCGTCAGGCTGGCCAATGGCGAGATTGCCGGTTTCGAGGCGCTGATGCGCTGGGACCACCCCAAGCGCGGCAGCATTCCGCCATCGGAGTTCATTCCGATCGCGGAAATGTCGGACCTGATCGAGCCGCTCGGCATGTTTGCCCTGGAACGGTCGACGACCGACCTGATGGACTGGGAGCGGCAGACCGGCGAACTGCCGATCTTCCTGTCGGTCAACCTGTCTTCGGCGCAACTGATCTCGAGCGAAATCTACAACGACGTGCGCGCAATGCTGGCCAAGACCCAGTGCGAGCCGAAGCGGATCAAGCTGGAGCTGACCGAATCCGTCGTTATGGAAAATCCGGAACAGGCGCGCCTGATGCTGGAAAAACTCAAGGAGACCGGCATCAGCCTGGCGCTCGACGATTTCGGCACCGGCTATTCCTCGCTCGCCTACCTGACGCGTTTCCCGTTCGACACGATCAAGCTCGACAAGGCGCTGGTCTGCGACCAGTCGGAGAAACGCTCGATCCTGCTCAAATCCGTCGTGGCCATGGCGCGCGGACTGGACATGCAGGTGGTGGCGGAAGGCATCGAGACCGACCAGGACGCGGCCGAGCTTGCCAAGATGGGCTGCGATTTCGGCCAGAGTTTCCTGTTCGGCCCGCCGCTCGGCTCGGAATCGGTGCTGAGGCTGCTGAAGGAACGCTTTCCGCTGATGAAACGGGCGTAA
- a CDS encoding YqgE/AlgH family protein, which produces MALSSIKGERERGFLDGQFLIAMPGMPDGNFARSVVYICAHSPAGAMGFIINRAQAVTFADILLHLELIDRNDAIMLPEHARHFPIQCGGPVEQSRGFVLHSDDYLSDSSIPVSDDISLTATLDIVRAISDGRGPNRATMLLGYAGWGAGQLELEIANNGWLNCPASEELIFDRSLDNKYERALSLMGINPAMLSMDAGHA; this is translated from the coding sequence ATGGCTTTGTCATCGATCAAGGGAGAACGGGAACGCGGCTTTCTCGACGGCCAGTTCCTGATTGCGATGCCCGGAATGCCGGACGGTAATTTCGCGCGCTCCGTCGTCTATATCTGTGCCCATTCGCCGGCGGGAGCCATGGGTTTCATCATCAACCGTGCGCAGGCGGTGACCTTTGCCGACATCCTGCTGCATCTTGAACTGATCGATCGCAACGACGCGATCATGCTGCCCGAGCATGCCCGGCATTTCCCCATCCAGTGCGGCGGCCCGGTCGAGCAGAGCCGCGGTTTCGTGCTGCATTCCGACGACTATCTCTCCGACAGCAGCATACCGGTCAGCGATGATATTTCTCTGACGGCGACGCTCGATATCGTTCGCGCCATTTCCGACGGCCGCGGCCCGAACCGTGCCACCATGCTGCTCGGTTATGCCGGCTGGGGCGCCGGCCAGCTTGAACTCGAGATCGCCAACAATGGCTGGCTCAATTGCCCGGCCAGCGAAGAACTGATCTTCGATCGCAGCCTAGACAACAAGTACGAGCGCGCTTTATCCCTCATGGGTATCAATCCGGCCATGCTGTCGATGGATGCGGGCCACGCGTGA
- a CDS encoding GNAT family N-acetyltransferase: MTRSVFRFLSRQPEPPELTSERHLLRLPRYRDFDQWHEIRRDSRAFLQPWEPSWRSDELTERSYRQRVVRNEQEFHSGMAVPFLLFSRDDEVLIGGLTIGLIRRGAAQSCMIGYWMGERHAGKGHMFAALQLAIPYIFGPLELHRIEAACIPDNVSSIRLLEKSGFEREGLLREYLKINGQWRDHMLFSKIRDQKTRNGKAAS, encoded by the coding sequence ATGACGCGCTCGGTGTTTCGGTTTCTGTCCCGGCAGCCGGAGCCACCGGAGCTGACCAGCGAACGGCATCTGCTGCGCCTGCCCCGCTACCGCGACTTCGATCAGTGGCACGAGATCCGCCGCGACAGCCGCGCCTTCCTGCAGCCCTGGGAGCCGAGCTGGCGATCGGACGAGCTGACCGAACGGTCCTATCGCCAGCGGGTGGTCCGTAACGAACAGGAATTCCATTCCGGCATGGCCGTGCCGTTCCTGCTGTTTTCACGCGATGATGAAGTCCTGATCGGCGGCCTGACCATCGGCCTCATCCGCCGTGGCGCTGCGCAAAGCTGCATGATCGGATACTGGATGGGCGAGCGCCATGCGGGAAAAGGACATATGTTTGCCGCACTTCAATTGGCTATTCCCTACATCTTCGGGCCTCTTGAGTTGCACCGAATTGAAGCAGCCTGTATTCCGGACAATGTCAGCAGCATACGGCTACTCGAAAAATCGGGATTTGAGCGAGAAGGTCTCTTGCGCGAATATCTGAAAATCAACGGACAGTGGCGCGATCACATGCTGTTTTCCAAAATAAGAGACCAGAAGACACGGAACGGCAAAGCAGCTTCATGA
- a CDS encoding TetR/AcrR family transcriptional regulator, translating to MAEAHHRKKQPEQVRRALLDCVAAIATEQGLGALTIQAVADRAGVTKGGLLHHFDSKQALIEAVFADLLEQLDRQIDIAIDADPQPTGSFTRAYIRACFADRTQGRQSLWAALSVATISEPALRAIWSGWLDDRLARHRDTDTMPTLTIARLAADGVWLADMLEKEAGLKRYPQELEAQLLAIASGPTKAG from the coding sequence ATGGCAGAGGCCCACCATCGCAAGAAGCAGCCGGAACAGGTGCGGCGCGCCCTGCTCGATTGCGTGGCGGCCATAGCCACGGAACAAGGGCTTGGCGCACTGACCATCCAGGCGGTTGCGGATCGTGCGGGCGTGACGAAAGGCGGCCTGCTGCATCATTTCGACAGCAAGCAGGCGCTGATCGAAGCGGTGTTCGCCGACCTGCTGGAACAGCTCGACCGCCAGATAGACATCGCGATCGATGCCGACCCGCAACCGACAGGCAGCTTTACCCGCGCCTATATTCGCGCCTGCTTCGCAGACCGGACCCAGGGCAGGCAAAGCCTCTGGGCCGCACTTTCCGTCGCCACCATTTCCGAGCCCGCGCTGCGGGCGATCTGGTCGGGTTGGCTGGACGACCGGCTGGCGCGCCACCGCGACACCGACACCATGCCGACGCTGACGATAGCAAGGCTTGCCGCCGATGGCGTATGGCTCGCCGACATGCTGGAAAAAGAGGCCGGGTTGAAGCGCTATCCGCAGGAACTGGAGGCGCAACTGCTGGCCATCGCATCGGGTCCGACAAAGGCCGGCTAA
- the thrC gene encoding threonine synthase — MMLVEYISTRGEAESLGFCDALLAGLARDGGLYVPRSFPQLSKKAIRGLRGKSYQDVAFEVLSPFVDGEIEPDVFRKMIDEAYATFRHPAVAPLVQTGSNTYVLELFHGTTLAFKDVAMQLIARLMDHVLESRGERATIVGATSGDTGGAAIDAFAGRSRTDIFILFPHGKVSPVQQRQMTSSTASNVRAIAIEGNFDDCQNLVKAMFNDIAFRDRIKLSGVNSINWARIMAQVVYYFTAAVSLGAPDRKISFTVPTGNFGDIFAGYVAKKMGLPIDKLVIATNDNDILARTMKTGRYEMKGVAATTSPSMDIQISSNFERLLFEAYGRDAASIRSAMEGLKQSGAFEIKDEALKFIRKDFRAGRATQKEVAKTIKAVLDETGYLLDPHTAVGMHVAKKFEKPQSPMVVLATAHPAKFPAAVKSASGIDPALPSWLADLMDREERFDILPADLKAVESFVGLHARADK; from the coding sequence ATAATGCTCGTGGAATATATCTCGACCCGCGGAGAGGCGGAAAGCCTCGGTTTCTGTGACGCATTGCTGGCCGGCCTTGCCCGTGACGGCGGCCTCTATGTCCCGCGCAGCTTTCCGCAGCTGTCGAAGAAAGCCATTCGCGGCTTGCGCGGCAAGAGCTATCAGGACGTTGCCTTCGAGGTTCTTTCGCCGTTTGTCGACGGCGAAATCGAGCCGGACGTGTTCCGCAAGATGATCGACGAGGCCTATGCCACGTTCCGCCATCCGGCCGTGGCTCCGCTGGTCCAGACCGGGTCGAACACCTATGTGCTGGAACTCTTCCACGGCACGACGCTCGCGTTCAAGGACGTGGCGATGCAGCTGATCGCCCGCCTGATGGACCACGTTCTGGAAAGCCGCGGCGAACGCGCCACCATCGTCGGCGCCACCTCTGGCGACACGGGGGGCGCCGCGATCGACGCCTTTGCCGGCCGCTCGCGCACCGACATCTTCATCCTCTTCCCGCATGGCAAGGTCTCGCCGGTGCAGCAGCGCCAGATGACGTCCTCGACGGCCAGCAATGTCCGGGCCATCGCCATCGAGGGCAACTTCGACGACTGCCAGAACCTCGTCAAGGCGATGTTCAACGACATCGCCTTTCGCGACCGGATCAAGCTCTCGGGCGTCAACTCGATCAACTGGGCACGCATCATGGCGCAGGTGGTCTACTACTTCACCGCCGCCGTGTCGCTCGGTGCGCCGGACCGCAAGATCTCGTTCACCGTGCCGACCGGAAACTTCGGCGACATCTTCGCCGGCTATGTCGCCAAGAAGATGGGATTGCCGATTGACAAGCTGGTGATCGCCACCAATGACAACGATATCCTGGCGCGCACGATGAAGACCGGCCGCTACGAGATGAAGGGCGTGGCCGCCACGACGTCGCCGTCGATGGACATCCAGATCTCGTCGAATTTCGAGCGTCTGCTGTTTGAAGCTTACGGACGCGACGCCGCGTCGATCCGGTCCGCGATGGAAGGGCTCAAGCAATCCGGCGCGTTCGAAATCAAGGACGAGGCGCTGAAATTCATCCGCAAGGATTTCCGCGCCGGCCGTGCGACGCAGAAGGAAGTCGCCAAGACAATCAAGGCGGTACTGGACGAAACCGGCTATCTTCTCGATCCGCATACCGCCGTTGGCATGCATGTGGCCAAGAAGTTCGAAAAGCCGCAAAGCCCGATGGTGGTGCTGGCGACGGCCCATCCGGCGAAGTTCCCTGCCGCAGTAAAATCAGCATCCGGTATTGACCCCGCGCTTCCATCGTGGCTTGCTGATCTGATGGACAGGGAGGAGCGTTTCGATATCCTGCCCGCGGACCTTAAAGCCGTCGAAAGTTTTGTCGGCTTACATGCCCGGGCGGATAAATAA
- a CDS encoding LysE family translocator, producing the protein MPSIDILIAFMLTTAVFAFIPGPAMLYVAARTLAADRRAGLMATLGIHIGCYVHVVAAAAGLSILFHLVPTLYLAVKLAGAAYLIFLGIRMFRASRRSAEGPTTTFGAKSAAQAFAESILVEVLNPKTAIFFLAFLPQFIDAAAGFPVWLQFLILGTVVNLTFSFADVVCVLAAGLVTRRLSRISSLQRNLQRAGGAVLVALGLHVAFQRT; encoded by the coding sequence ATGCCCTCGATCGATATCCTTATCGCCTTCATGCTGACCACCGCGGTCTTTGCCTTCATTCCGGGGCCGGCAATGCTCTATGTCGCCGCGCGAACGCTGGCGGCGGATCGGCGCGCCGGGCTGATGGCAACGCTCGGCATCCATATCGGTTGTTATGTTCATGTGGTCGCGGCGGCTGCGGGCCTGTCGATCCTGTTTCATCTCGTGCCGACGCTGTATCTCGCGGTCAAGCTCGCAGGCGCAGCCTACCTGATCTTTCTCGGGATCCGGATGTTCCGCGCAAGCCGCCGAAGCGCTGAAGGACCGACGACGACATTCGGGGCAAAGTCGGCCGCGCAGGCCTTTGCCGAAAGTATCCTGGTCGAGGTTCTCAACCCGAAGACGGCGATCTTCTTCCTCGCCTTCCTGCCGCAATTCATCGATGCAGCCGCAGGCTTTCCCGTCTGGCTGCAGTTCCTGATCCTCGGAACGGTGGTCAACCTGACATTCTCCTTCGCCGACGTGGTCTGTGTCCTGGCTGCCGGCCTCGTGACACGGCGGCTGTCGCGGATCTCCTCGCTACAGCGCAATCTGCAAAGGGCTGGCGGTGCCGTTCTGGTCGCGCTCGGCCTGCATGTCGCCTTCCAGCGCACCTGA
- a CDS encoding ArsR/SmtB family transcription factor, translating into MAEGPDIARIGSLIGDPARANMLLALLGGRALTATELAGVAGVTLQTASSHLSKLEDGGLLRQRKQGRHRYFSLSDDTVGGMIEGLMGFAASRGHLRHRLGPKEPALRKARICYDHLAGDYGVRMLDSLVGQGAIEVEGDALRVTASGEHLLGQHGIELAPMRALRRPLCRSCLDWSERRAHMAGSLGKALLLHFVEPGHARRIEGSRVIQFSPEGDRRFQQMFPIVD; encoded by the coding sequence ATGGCTGAAGGTCCAGACATAGCCCGCATCGGGTCGCTGATCGGCGACCCCGCCCGCGCCAACATGCTGCTCGCCCTCCTGGGCGGCAGGGCATTGACGGCAACGGAACTGGCGGGTGTTGCCGGTGTCACGCTGCAGACGGCCAGCTCGCATCTCTCCAAGCTTGAAGATGGCGGATTGCTGCGGCAACGCAAGCAGGGACGCCATCGCTATTTTTCGCTTTCCGATGATACCGTCGGCGGGATGATCGAAGGGCTGATGGGCTTTGCCGCGAGCCGGGGGCACCTGCGTCATCGGCTCGGACCGAAGGAGCCGGCCCTGCGCAAGGCGCGTATCTGCTACGATCACCTGGCGGGCGACTATGGCGTGCGCATGCTCGACAGTCTTGTGGGCCAGGGCGCGATCGAGGTCGAAGGCGACGCGCTGCGGGTCACGGCGTCCGGCGAACACCTGCTTGGGCAGCACGGCATCGAACTTGCGCCGATGCGGGCGCTGCGCCGGCCGCTGTGCCGTTCCTGTCTCGACTGGAGCGAGCGACGCGCGCACATGGCCGGCAGCCTTGGCAAGGCGCTGCTTTTGCATTTCGTCGAGCCGGGCCATGCCCGCCGGATCGAAGGCAGCCGGGTCATCCAGTTTTCCCCGGAAGGCGACCGGCGCTTCCAGCAGATGTTTCCCATCGTGGATTGA